The following is a genomic window from Candidatus Margulisiibacteriota bacterium.
TTATCGGGTTTCACGCTGCCTCCGTATTGTATAGTAATTGCCTGCGCGGTTCCTTTATCCGATAAAACAGACAACTGATCACGGATAAAAGCATGTACTTCTTCGGCCTGAGCCGGTGATGCTGTTTTGCCCGTACCGATGGCCCATACAGGCTCATAAGCAATAACTATTTTCTTTAATTCATCAGCAGCAAAACCCTCTAAACCTTCCTTGAGCTGAGTTTCTAAAACCTTGAAGGTTTTGTTGGCTTCTCTTTCTTCCAGCTTCTCACCTACACAATAGATAGGAGTTAAACCAAAGTTCAAAGCACATTTTATTTTTTTATTTAGGAAATCGTTACTTTCTTTAAAATATTCTCTTCTTTCAGAGTGCCCTATAATCACATAGCTACAGCCTGCGCTTTTTATCATGAGCGGAGAAATCTCGCCGGTATACGCGCCTTTCTCTTCGGGATACATGTTCTGCGCCCCCAATTTGATTGAGCTGTCTTTTGTTACTTTTTTTACCTCAAAAAGATTGGTGAACGGAGGACAGATTACAACCTCCACATTATTTTTATTATTGAATCCATTAACCAGCTCATCAGCCAGTTTACAGGCTTCATTTATATCCGTATACATTTTCCAGTTCCCGGCTATGATAACTTTTCCCATTTTCTCCTCCTATATTATTATTGGTATGATGATTATCGAAATAATAATGACAACTTTGATAAAATTATTAAGCGACGGTCCAATCAGGTCCTTTAAGGCATCCCCAAACAAATCTCCTGATATTGCATTGGAATATGTAGGCGTACCCGTGCCACCGAAATAACCTTTTTCTATCATTTTTTTACTATTATCCAGCACTGCACCGGTATTGGCATAACTGATAGATAAAAAAATTCCGCTGAGCATGATTCCGATAAATACTGCTGACAAGATTTCAATTCCAAAAAATTTGCCGATTATCACCGGCAGCAAGAAGACTAGAACAGATGGGGCAATAAGGTCTTTAATTATTTTAATACCACTTGTTTTAATAAAACGACGAACATCCGGAAAAGCTTGCTTTTCTTTGAGATAAGGGATGCTGTTCAGCTGTAATTTTGATTCCTCAAACATCTGAATAGTAGAAAACGATAATGCGCGTATTAACGTAGATGACAAAATAAAAGGCAGTAATCCCCCTATAAATAAGGCTGCCAGAATTACCGGATGAAATATAGGTATGGCCTGATATTTAAGCCCGGAAAGTTTTACAAAAGAAATGAACAGCGAAAATACCACAATCAGCACCGCATTGGCCGCGAAATTCTTGGCCAGGGCCGAAAGCGTATTGCCAATAGAATTAAATTGTTCAAAAACCGCATTCTGCGCATATGTGTCACCTGTTTCCATCTTAATTATACCGTTCACATTATCCGCAAATGGCGCGTAGATGGATGACGCGATGATTATCGGAGCCATAGATAAAAGTCCTGTTGCCAGAAGTATAATTCCGTAATACCCGGATAATTTATAGCTGACAAGTATGAACAGGGCTTCAAGAATTATCGGTATATACAGGCTCTTCATACCAACAGCCAAACCGTTAAGCTCGTTGGTAACATGGCTGTATTCAGAAAACTTTACTATCTCTTTAACAGGTTTGTGAGCGTCCGATGTGTAGTAATCGGTAGCAAGTCCAATTACAACAGCCAGAGCAAGTCCCATAAAAATACAAATAAAAGGGCTGTAATTTGGGCTGGTTCCCAGAAAAGATATGAATTGAAAAAACAATACCTGATGATAATTCGAAAAAATAAAAGAGAATATTGTTATTAAAACCAGAGATAAATAAATGCCATGTAGGGGTTTTAGAGTGCTGCCCAGAACTGTTTTTCTTTTCAGGAACAGGAGCACAAATCCTGCTATAAAGCTCAAAAGAATACTGGCTACAATTATTATCAGGGGGTAAGAAACAATATTTACAAATGTTGTAAAAGTAATACTTTTATCCAGGACATAGAGATTCACATAAAAAATTACAGCTACAATTATTCCGACAAATGATTCCACCAGGTCCATGTTTAAAGCCAGTCCATTATTTAAGAAATCACCTATTTTATCGGCAATTGAAGAGACATTCCTGTAATCGTTACAATTAATCTTTTCCTTGCTTTCATTAACCATAAAATTAGAAGAAATATCCGCCGCTTTGGCAAAAATTCCTCCACCGATGCGAATAAAGAAAGAAACTATACTAAGCCCCAACAGATAATAGATGACAGAATTTATTCCTAATATATATAAAGAAACAAAAAGTCCGAGTAAAGGAATTATTATCATCAACAATGCAGTAAACAAACCTGTCCCGAAATATAAATCAAACAGTTTATCGGGTTTTTCTATGGACCTGACTTCTCTTTTTTTTAGGAACATAAAACCGAATGGCAGGCTGAAATTTAAACTGAGAAGCGCAACAAGGCTTCCGAAAAGAAAACTTATGATCCACTCTACTTTAAAAAAAGAACCGTTAAAATAAAAAATAATAAAAATAATAAAAGTAAAAATAAGCAACAAGAAAAGAACTGCCAGAGAGGTTTTTTTCAGCAGATAAACCAGGTTTTCCCTGATCAGATTAATAATATTTTGTAGTCGTTCCAGATTCATAAATAAATTTTACTCCTCATCGCTTCGCTCTTCGCAAAGCGAAGGCTGGTGCACCGTGCAGGAGTCGAACCTGCGGCCCATTGATTAAGAGTCAATTGCTCTACCAGCTGAGCTAACGGTGCCTATTTACATGCCTCATATTTTCTCACAATTTGCTCTACCAGTCCCGAAATGCTCGAAATCTTTGATTTCGTCCGCATTTCGAGGACCCTCGTATAACCACGAAATCATAGATTTCTGGTTCTACGGGGCTGAGCTAACGGTGCCTATTTACAAATACCACTGTCGCGACACAATTTAGTTCTCACCAACTGGCTTTTGAACTCCGCATGACAACGTCCGACAGTCAAGCAAATAATCCGGGGTTATTATATCAGGAAGAATATAGCTGAACAATCTATTAATATTTAAAACAAATCCCTAATTCTATTGTGAAATTTATCAGCGCTACTCGACTTTCGATTCCTTCTGCAAAAAGAGAAGTGGCCTGCCTAGCCGTAGCAAGATTCTTGTCCGCCTTCGATAAATCTATGGCGCGACTAGCCTCGCTTTTTTAATCAAGTCATCTTTGCAAAATGTTCAACTCTCAATAATGATAGTCAACTTAAGGGGGTCGAGTACTTTTAGCTAAAGTTTATTAAGACTTTAGACTAGGAGTACCAAGACCAATTAGAAGTTCAGGTACATCAAATAAAAAAAAACACAATTGATAATAAATCGTTATTCATTAAGGGATTCCAAAGGGAAGAAAACCCTTTGGTTCTGAGCGTCAGCGAAGGGGGTTCAGCGAGCGAATAAAGAGCGAGCGCCGAAGGGGGCGGAGCCCCATTGGACAAAAGTTGATTGTGGCGTAAATCATGGCGCGCCTGAAGGGAATCGAACCCCCGACACCCGGCTCCGGAGGCCGGTGCTCTATCCACTGAGCTACAGGCGCTTAAAACTTATTAAATCCGATACCTATTATACCAAATGCCAACTGAGTCCCGAAATGCCCGAAATCTATGATTTCGTATGCATTTCGAGCTCCGAGATTGTTAAAGTTTTAACTTTCGAACAATCTCTAGAGTCCTCGTCAGACTAATTTCAAAGTCTGACGGGAGATCCTAGAGAAATCA
Proteins encoded in this region:
- the tpiA gene encoding triose-phosphate isomerase, whose product is MGKVIIAGNWKMYTDINEACKLADELVNGFNNKNNVEVVICPPFTNLFEVKKVTKDSSIKLGAQNMYPEEKGAYTGEISPLMIKSAGCSYVIIGHSERREYFKESNDFLNKKIKCALNFGLTPIYCVGEKLEEREANKTFKVLETQLKEGLEGFAADELKKIVIAYEPVWAIGTGKTASPAQAEEVHAFIRDQLSVLSDKGTAQAITIQYGGSVKPDNVTELMKQPNIDGALVGGASLKADSFLSIINF
- a CDS encoding sodium/proton-translocating pyrophosphatase: MNLERLQNIINLIRENLVYLLKKTSLAVLFLLLIFTFIIFIIFYFNGSFFKVEWIISFLFGSLVALLSLNFSLPFGFMFLKKREVRSIEKPDKLFDLYFGTGLFTALLMIIIPLLGLFVSLYILGINSVIYYLLGLSIVSFFIRIGGGIFAKAADISSNFMVNESKEKINCNDYRNVSSIADKIGDFLNNGLALNMDLVESFVGIIVAVIFYVNLYVLDKSITFTTFVNIVSYPLIIIVASILLSFIAGFVLLFLKRKTVLGSTLKPLHGIYLSLVLITIFSFIFSNYHQVLFFQFISFLGTSPNYSPFICIFMGLALAVVIGLATDYYTSDAHKPVKEIVKFSEYSHVTNELNGLAVGMKSLYIPIILEALFILVSYKLSGYYGIILLATGLLSMAPIIIASSIYAPFADNVNGIIKMETGDTYAQNAVFEQFNSIGNTLSALAKNFAANAVLIVVFSLFISFVKLSGLKYQAIPIFHPVILAALFIGGLLPFILSSTLIRALSFSTIQMFEESKLQLNSIPYLKEKQAFPDVRRFIKTSGIKIIKDLIAPSVLVFLLPVIIGKFFGIEILSAVFIGIMLSGIFLSISYANTGAVLDNSKKMIEKGYFGGTGTPTYSNAISGDLFGDALKDLIGPSLNNFIKVVIIISIIIIPIII